A part of Pararhizobium sp. A13 genomic DNA contains:
- a CDS encoding ABC transporter ATP-binding protein, whose amino-acid sequence MTGLPILEIKNLRKSYGAVKAVNDVSIHIDRGEIAGMIGPNGSGKSTFFDCSTGLAKPDTGTVKLDGQDITGWSLNRIAREGRMLRSFQKTVVFKSLDIEENLIIAGQMFTFPSLWSTFGLGRMSRQRVSGLRERARELIKMAGLWDVRHQPAGNLSGGQQKLIQFASMLMPEPKLILLDEPMAGINPKIIERVVDTILYANKSLGVSFLVIEHNIDVVTSICQRVIVLDQGQKLVEGLPQDIIQDQRVREAYLGG is encoded by the coding sequence ATGACCGGTCTTCCAATCCTCGAGATCAAGAACCTGCGCAAGTCCTACGGTGCGGTGAAGGCGGTCAACGACGTCAGCATCCATATCGATCGCGGCGAGATCGCCGGTATGATTGGGCCGAACGGATCCGGCAAGTCGACCTTCTTCGACTGCAGCACCGGGCTGGCGAAACCGGACACCGGAACGGTGAAGCTCGATGGGCAGGATATCACCGGCTGGTCGCTGAACCGCATTGCCCGCGAAGGCAGGATGCTCCGGTCGTTTCAAAAGACGGTCGTATTCAAGTCGCTGGACATCGAGGAGAACCTGATCATCGCGGGGCAGATGTTTACCTTCCCGTCACTTTGGTCAACTTTCGGCCTCGGGCGCATGTCGCGCCAGCGCGTGTCCGGCCTGCGCGAAAGAGCGCGCGAGCTCATCAAGATGGCCGGCCTTTGGGATGTCCGCCATCAGCCAGCCGGCAACCTCTCCGGCGGGCAACAGAAACTCATCCAGTTCGCGTCCATGCTGATGCCGGAACCGAAGCTCATCCTGCTCGACGAACCGATGGCGGGCATCAATCCGAAGATCATCGAGCGGGTCGTTGACACGATCCTGTACGCGAACAAGTCGCTGGGCGTCAGCTTCCTGGTGATCGAGCACAACATCGATGTCGTGACCAGCATCTGCCAGCGCGTGATCGTTCTGGATCAAGGGCAGAAGCTTGTCGAAGGACTGCCGCAGGACATCATTCAGGATCAGCGCGTGAGGGAGGCCTATCTTGGTGGCTAA